One part of the Candidatus Schekmanbacteria bacterium genome encodes these proteins:
- a CDS encoding prepilin-type N-terminal cleavage/methylation domain-containing protein, which yields MNIFRKSLSLRKAKKGFSLIELVIIVGIIGIIAALATPLYLSYRKKAIQVEAKTNLLDIYKFEIMYFSENQEFTADKKKLGFDPKSNPRYEYEIVAIGNSFTAKAIGNIDNDDVQDVWTINDKQALVHLTVD from the coding sequence ATGAATATTTTTCGTAAGTCATTGTCTTTACGAAAGGCGAAGAAGGGTTTTAGTTTAATAGAGCTCGTAATCATTGTTGGCATAATCGGAATCATAGCAGCCCTTGCGACACCTCTCTATTTAAGCTACCGGAAAAAAGCCATACAAGTTGAGGCAAAGACAAATCTTTTAGATATTTATAAATTTGAGATTATGTATTTTTCTGAAAATCAAGAATTTACCGCAGATAAAAAAAAGTTGGGTTTTGACCCCAAATCGAATCCACGATATGAATATGAAATCGTAGCTATAGGAAATTCCTTTACCGCTAAAGCAATCGGCAATATCGACAATGATGATGTCCAAGATGTATGGACAATAAATGACAAACAGGCATTGGTGCATCTCACTGTTGATTAA